A window of Onychostoma macrolepis isolate SWU-2019 chromosome 24, ASM1243209v1, whole genome shotgun sequence genomic DNA:
agcgccGATTGGTGTGGAAATTTCTGCAGGTGTTTTACTAACAACCACgtaaattaaagaacacagacatcTCGTGTACATATcgaccaacgcaatataccaagcgcAGCGCAAATTAGCTTTGTTGCAAATAAAgagtaaagaaataaagaacCGGAGGCCAAAAAGTTAAGGTTTGATAGAGCTGGTATTGCGTGACTCCTAGTTGAGGGTTCAAAgtcgtcttttatttcctgaagcaaatttaaaaataacatggcttggcaaacGATGTTCagataatgtgttcttctggcattcTAAATAAAATTAGGCTAATATGTGTGGAAAAAATCATCTCCCTTCTACCACATGCTCTCTGTTCCCTGCCTcctattagtaataataattgcCAGTAACTAAAATGCCAGTATTCAGTACTCAATGCAGTGATTGATTTTAATACTCttctcccataaattttgcatctgaaagggaaactcctacaaattcatattcaataaggtcaggcacaaaaatgactgtgtccacgccttttcagcacTAATGTCACTGCATGTgtttagtaaaacctgacagtacaattttaaagccaaaagatggtttgcaattgcacacacacacaagaaaagACGAGGGTAGAGAGCACAATAAATAGGGAGGAAAGCACACGAGGGCCAGGTGAACACAATTAGACAAACAAGGACAAGAGGAGACCTAAACAAGGGGTGGACGAGAGGAGCACatggaaaacaacaacaaagacagAGCCATGTGCTCAGACACAACACAAACAAGGAAACGTTAAACAAAGACAGGACAGTCAGAGACGACCTTTGACATGTTCAGAAGTCCCTATAACAGGTGGCATTTCAATTTGTGGTGCTTATCACTAATATCACTAATTAAGTGATAAAAAGCAGTTGCGACTTAAATTAGATTAATATTAGTCATAAATTCTTAgtataatgtttaatttattgttttcaaTAATACGAACAGAAAAGGATTATACAGTCATTTATTGGGCTGTTCCCCTTTAAGAAAACATTGCCCATAATGCTGATAGAGAGCCTGCTGAGAAGTGaactgagtatgtgtgtgtgctgctaaAGTGAATTCATCCCTGTAAAAAAACCTGAAACCAGTAAAtcagttattttgttttaaattcaaGTTGTCAGTGGTCATTATCGCTTGTTAAGCAAAGAAGACACAAcagttgcaaatgttgtacaaataaaacaaatgcaacattttgttttaataccAAATTGTATGTAATgtctaattattaataatatttaaaagatgACCTCTTGTGAGATCTCGGCAAAAAGTCTCATGATTTATTTCCAGaacatgatgcatgatgggatacaCAAAACCTCAAATAGCACTTCAGAGTGGTATTCAAGATTGTGTGGATTTAGTGTGCATTAAGGGCACTGCGCTTTGGTGTTTTTAAGACCTGGGACAGTCTTACGCACTTACTTCCTCTCGCCATAACTCAAAAATGGGTTACAGGTCTGTTTTAAGGTCACAACTAACCAAATAAGCAAGAATATCAACTAAATGAATGAGACCCTTCTTGAAAGCATATGTACAATTaaattctattgtattttggcataaattaatttatttgttagaAGCAGCCAACATGGTTGTGTGACATTCaatttttactcaaaaaataaataaaaaattggtgaattatccctttaatagTGAGAGGTATATTCAacaccactagatggcagaagatccattttccatttaataaaataaataatccatTGAGAAAGCTCATCAAAGTTGAATAACAAAACCTATAAAATCCATACACTAGGACTAGGCAGTAGAGTATATAGTGTTTAATATAAGAGTATATAGTGTTTAATATAAGTGCAAAGTACGCTATTTGGGAAACAACATTGGCAGCCTATATCTTGCTAATGTGGCATGTCTGCCAATTTAGGGTGGTATGTGATTAAATTTATGAAGATTGCTGGTTTGAtccagatttgtttttattaatctcAACTTTTGCATGAACAGGCTCTTTCAGGGCCTGATTTGTGTGTATGCAATGGCTATGAATGAGGCCCCAGGTGAATTTGGCCAGCCATAATATGTAAAGAGAAGTAATTTATAGACAATTAAAAGTGTTACATAGCTCATTCAATCGTTCAATCATTCACATGGTCATTGCAGAAAACAATGGAAGCACTTGTAGCAAGTGTCTCAGAGCTGACAAACTATAAAACCATGACTGTTTCATTTCACAAAACAAGATGCAGTGTGCAGAAGTGAAATGATTGGTTGCTGTCCACATCAAAAGTACTTTTTAAAGGCCCATATTTTCGAAATATATACTGCTTCAATTCCATACTCCAGAAAGTAATTTTTTATCtaaaagcatccaaaacacTAGTGTTGCTAGTGGAAGTGTACAGTAAGAATTGTATAATTATGTtggaaaatgtattcaaaaatgTATAGTAGGGCGAATACTCCATCTCATTTTCttctccaacttcaaaatcccTGACATCGTTGATTTATCTTTTTTGTAAAGGGTGTTTGACTCTCTTTGCACATTCGCTGGGTCCGTACTTCCGCCTACGCCACACGTGTGATTACGTAATGCGTTAGGTCGAGCTAGTTCAAGATGAGCATTTATGGTTAAAAagcatatacatttattttattttattattttatttttttgaaaatggctgAATGTTTTGCTAGATAAGTTCCTTATTTCTCGGCTGGGATCgtttagagccctttgaagctgcattgaaactgcagcTTGGAACTTCAACCCGTTGGCCACCACTGAAGTCCATTatatggagagaaaaaaatcagCGCAGACTGATCAGAGTATAACATGCGGCATGGGAGCAGTTCGGGTGCATTTAAAATCTCACGCGCTCATGTCGTACGCTAATCGGCAGCATAGCACCGCTTGAAGTAGAACACACCTACTCACTGTCTGGTTCACTGCCAATTATTTCCAGAATATTTTCAACGCCATTGGATTAGAGTGCTGTTAATTTCACAGCTAAAACAGGAGAAGCGCGATTTCGCAGGCTGCAGACCACGTCTAAAAATGGAAacggaacacacacacagtctgtttGGACAATAAAGAAGTTGATAACAATTATTGTCTGTTCAAtggtttttattcataaaaagaTAGATGTCCAGGCACTTGTGCAGTGCCATTATGGGCCACCATGGCACCCCCCCTGACTGGTTCTTGGTCCCCCCTGTGCCACCCCATTAAAAAAATCCTAGAATCGCCCCTGCAGAGCGGTATACTTAAAGTTATGGAGGACATattaattactatattattacgCATATGTTGACTTTAAtcaatgatttattcatttccaCAACcctttatttaaacaaaattggctaatttatttattttacagatgttaatagcattttctctgtttttattaAGTGCATGTTTAATTTTGCTATATACATGCAAACATGCAGAAAACATGCAGAAAAGAAAGAACGTATgtttttgttataatatttccaAACCATAGAAATACATCCCACCAAAATATGTTAATTAGATGTTTGCCATCATCCGATTGTAGTTCAAAGTGATCCGATCAAATCTCATCTGATTTCACAAGTTGGTAGTTGACCTTTGATCCCCTGGATTTGTAGACCATCATTCCACACACCATAGCAACTACTGCTATGACACATCCAGCCACAAAAACAAGGTTCAGGTTCAGGCTTGGGCTGATGGTCTCTGTAAACGAATAAGGgacattagcatttaaaacttCATCTTTTGATTGCAAAGTCTGCATAAACGATCAAGTTATTACATACCAGTAAGCGATGCACTCCTCCTCAGCCGCAGGGGTCCCTGGGAGATGAAGTGGCTTCCGGACTGGATGGCAGCTTCTCTTTTGTGAACGTGTGAGGATGGTGCGACCTGCGTGCCATTAGTGCAACCCTGAGCACAGCGTGTGTTGGGATTGTTGGCTTGACAGATGATAATTGAGCAGCTTATGAACACCTAGAGAGGAAAGGagtgacaattaaaaaaaaaaaaaaaaacacattcactgTTCcagtaaaatgacttttttttttttttctttacctgGTCATATTGTCCAATAAATTTGAAGGCCTCCATACTGAACTTGACATTGGGCTGGTGACTTGTGTAGATGTTTACAGTTTCATCAACCCCGCATCTGACATACATTGAAAATTGGACTGAATAATTATTTTGGAAAATTACACTGCTGTCAAAGCATTTCATTGGACAAAGTACATTTATATTAGGTTTTGCATCCTACAATATAATTTGATGATTAGATGTAGTCttattaaagaaaatgtttatttacatcttattaaataaaataaaattgaccaATAACAAGAAGAAATGGTCGTTTTAgacatattttgtatatttgtgttTAGTTTTTTGATTTAGCATGCTATTCAATTAGCCCATCAAGTTAgcatatactatattatattatactatctGCATTGAAGTACTGTTTAATTTGGACTATTTATGAAATCAGCTGCAAGATGAAGGTGTACAGAAATATTCAAGCAATACAAACAAGTTCTCATTAAGATTAATGAGGTTCATCCTAGATTAATCGGATTTTGCACAACACTTGATGTCTTGTTGCTCAACTGCAACTTTGTAAGAAATGGTACTGACTTAATTTGGAATATGACCACACATTAAGTAGACTAATCAAACTATGTGTTTCCCTGCCACACATAAACCTGacttatttaaattgaaataatattgtgtaaaaaatatggctataaaatattttggattcTTACCCATTTCTGATGATAGGATAAGAGATGGGATAATTGGGATTATCATAGGGTGTAGCTACACAGGACTCAAGGAAGACCTCAGTGTTTTGCACGACATTGACTGGGGCGATCTCCATGTAGATCTTTTCTCCAACTTTGTACTCCAGTGGGTAGGTGTTGGAATTTCTTATGCTTCTGAAACTGTCAGACTGATAAAACTCAAACTGATAGCTGAATGAGCCGAAACCTCTCTCTGTGATGTTGATTGCTGGTCTGTGAGCATCAAACCTTGTGGTGATGCTGCTCTTTTTCTGGTACTTGCACATAACTTcaatttcaaatacatttttcctgGTTATGATGTGGTTTGGATTATCGTAGGTAACAATTGTGTTCTTGAAGAGGAGATGTTCATCAGTCTCCTACAAAGAAAcaattataaaagtagtttagatgcagtaaatgtttttattgtcatttgGATTTATTAAAACTCATTAAACTCCTTACTTCCATTTGAGTACCACATCCATTTAGAGCGAAAGCTGTAAACACATGCGTGTTATTGGAAAAAACTGGACAGGAAGCATTGTTGTTCAGCCGCAAGTGATCTCCATGAATACCCGAAATTGTGGCTCTTTCTATTGACACTGAAATTTGGTCCTTAGTGCAGTTCACATGTGCTTTTGGACCTTGAAGACATAAAGAACAATCATAAGAATGCAGATGCATAAACTTCTTTTTGCTTGAAGAACTCTACAGAAGTATTAAAGAATTTAACAACCCAGGCTCGTTGGAAATATGTTACTCTGGTGAAATTTCGGCAAACATGAAATTAACCCTAGTTGCAGTAAAACACCAACTTTTGTTCCTGTTCACACAACATATGACTATAGGGGCAGATTATTGATGAATAAAGGCTTATTTTTACATGGTTCCTTGCACAATGCTATGTTATTACCTCAAAATACTTTTACCATAGCCCATGATTTGTAAACTTATAGACATTTGTATCATTTGTTTGGCATTTCCACTGttgtaaacttgctcagtagccCACCCGGTATAGCATTGCACTTACAATGTGAAGTGCTCAGGTACAAGTCCTGTTAAACATGAGTCACAACACTCCACAAATGAGTTCAAAAGCTAATACAAGCTATCATGGCATGGTGGCATCAGCAAATGTGTCTTCAtcttacatttgtttttgttatcaATATCAGTTATGTTTTTTGATCTGGTATTTTTATTCATGACACTGTGCTGTTTCATAAACCCACATCTACAATGAAAAAGGTTCTGCAGAAATGTAGGTAGAGTCACATATTTACAATGATCCTGGGtttgaaataaaacatcaaatctAAAGTTAAGATGAATTTTAACGAACACTGTAAATTACCTGCAGCCTCCACCACAATAATTACACACCTCATCTCAGATTGATAGTACCTAGacctaaaaaaaatgaaaaattaataacTGTACCTTCATTTGACATGGCTCATTATATTGAATTAATCTAGTTGTGTAATCATACCCATTTTGGCCCTCTGCAATGAAGCAAATTGGAAAATGTTGGCCATGATTCTCTGACGTTGGTGTCCAGTTGATCACATGCTCCCCAGTGGTGGTGGTCTCCTTTGTGCTGTTCAGAGGTCCACTAAAGACCACATCAGtgatgctgaaaaaaataatataaataaataaataaacatccaATAAGATGCACATATATTGGTTAAGAAATTGAACTAAAATTAACCAGTTATAGTAAAGTTCTGGATCAGTAGTTTTCAACCAGTTTGACTCCATGGCCTCCTACTGCCCACATCTGAATTTACAAGAATTAGCAATGTTTGTAGATTAAAATaagtaactaaaataattatgatcaaaataaaaataacaaacattttAGACGTTTGGTGTTATTTACATTAAGAATACCTCGAATATCCTAAAGAATGTCTTAAATATCCTAGTTGTTTTAGCCTATTTTAAAGCTAGCTTTTTTCACACACCCGCTGCAGATTTGGCTGGTGTTGGTGCTGATGTGCACACACTCGTAGCCAATCAAGCATGTAGATTGTAGATACGTTGAATGGTGGGTTTTTAGCACAATAAGGGATCAGATTTTTTACTTCGCTTGcctggactgtgcccagctggtggaatgaccttcCGATCTCAATTCGAACagctgagtctttagccattttcaaaaatcatctaaagacacatctttttcgccagcacctgaccaactaatactaacacctacctattctatctatttaaaaaataaaaaaataaaaaataaataaataaaaaaaaactagctacgtgtactgtgctggCCTAACTGAGgcttgtcatggcacttgtatactgctgcactctcgatagtctgattgcttctattgttctcatttgtacgtcgctttggataaaagcatctgctgaatgattaaatgtaaatgtaaatcgcTATATAGCGATTCTACTGATCGCCAGGGGCGCCGCTATGGTTTCTGGGATCCCTGAACAGCATATTGACTCAGGCCCCCACGTTCTGGGGGGTGGGGAGTTGTGGGGGTATTTTCCCCTTGGTATAAATCACTTTGTGGGGGGTGGGAGGTGGGTGGGTGGTAGCAGGGAGTGGCGCACACATCTCGTTAGGGGCCCCCCTCCCTTATCGGACCCTTTGAATTGTCCTAAATCTCACCCCCCTTACAACACAACATGATGCATGTTTCCAAGGGTTAAGGTCAGTTCATTTCACTTCCATTTGCAAATATTGGACATACTTTACTAGTTTCTACCTATTTGGGTAGgaggaatttttttttgtattatttgcacattttttttatgagcaaataaaattgtgtcttgtttgccttgtgtgtgtgtgtgtgtgtgtgtatatatatatatatatatatatatatatatatatacacacacacacacacacacatatatatatatgtatatatacacacacatatatataattttaaaaaaatgtttttttgaagtCAGCTCCAATCTTGCTGAGGTCCCACTGGTCTAGATTAATCCAGTTTGTGCACAGAAGAAAGGTGAAGAGCTAGTTCAGTCTAGTTTCCTctcagaaggaagcatgaactGTTAAAGCTGAAGATCTAGTTTGGTTTTGTCCAGGATTGTCCAGACCTGtttctggagggccactgtTCAGGATTGTTAAGCTACAGGCTTAATTAGACCTTGGAACCAGCTAATTAAGGTCCACTGAGTCACTAAAGACATCCAGACAAGTgtgttggagctggttggagctaaacttaACTAAACTAGACTTTTCCATCATACCTTGAGAAGGTTGCAGTAGCCTTAATTCTGATCTCTAGCTCTTGATTGACACGAGCCTGTAGATGTTCTCCGTGATGAGGTGTTGGGTGGAGGAACCGAGGTAGATATTCACCCTGGATGCAAGATGGTGCAGGAGCCTCCACTAAAACCAAAACATAATATAAAGGTTGTGGCAGAACATCACAATTAAAAGTCTGACTTCAGCACTGGATGGTACCTTCTAAAGCAAACTGGAGAGGTATTTTGCTCAGTGGTGGACTGGATGATGCATTATTGAAGGGGGATCTGACCGCGGCGGCCATGGCAGTGTAGTTTAGAGTTATGTTCTGGGTGGGATAGTCCTCCATGACCAACTCAAATGCATAAACACCTCTTGAAGCATTGGAATATGACAGAGTACAGGTGCTCTGGAAAGAGGAAAGAAATTAACTGAGAAATGAACTTATCTTTGTACAATCATTAGCAACTAAGTGAGCCAAGAACATGTGGAAGAATGAAATGAACACTGTTGtcaacatacagtacatgacaTTTCAATCGTGATTGTACATTATTCCTCACCTGGTTCAAAGTGAATCCTGCATGTTGGTTGCACATTCCACACTCATTTGCAGAGAAAAGTCCATATCTGCACCTGACCTGGTCTTTATCTGGATCACAGGACAAAAGATTGTAGTTCCTGGCGCAGTTCTGAGGAactctagaaaaaaaaaaaacagtcatctTGAAATTTGTTTAGGTAAACAGGCTCCAAGAAGTACTTAGGcaatcaagaaacatttaaaaaagtatgaatGCTATTGCATCGcataacaaaatacaaattatgcTAGAGCTTTATCTCAAAACTTactttttaatatgtttttgcatttacttTACACCTAGAGTGACTTTTATTCGATCTTGGAGTGGTCCTAGATTGACTTTTATTCGATCgtattcaataaaaaaatgaaggtaaatgaaactacatttatatatcttgaagaaaaaaaatgtaaggaaaataaatgcatacataaataGGAAAGAAGGGGGATCCACAGGCGAAGTCACGCAGTCCGTGACGAACAGATCGTTAACGGCTGCTCTTTGTGGTAATACAGTAGAGCTACATCAGACTGGACATCCAAACGCTCGCCTATccttcatcgacctcaaatatggcttattatctgaaatatgtaagtattagcaactttacatggctgCGCAATCTAATGTTAACCTGTAGAAATGCGCACTGTTCAAGTGTCTGTCTTCAGGACAGATGGAGGCGCCGGTGCGTTCACTTACTCTTAAAATACTGgtaatttttggttttattttattttataaataaattttttttattttttttagtccaTGTATATCTTTGCCTTACAGACATCTTTGCCATATACAGTATCTAtacagagtgaaatgtctactttcaattGAATCAATTCAattggaaaacaaatattctcagattatgtaatccatatgaaacatGTCGCATCCATGGATTAATGGAGTTCATAAGGATTTTAGGATGTAATTACCTTACAATGGGAAGTGTGGTGGCAACTGGAGATCTGTTGGGTTTAGAGGTGTCAGATCTCTCTCCAAGGTCAATATGTGTGAGAAGTCTCCAGTTTCCACCATTTGAAACTGTGTTATAGATCCAGCAGCAACTACTTTTTCTGTTGACACATGCATAGACTTGTCATTTAGTTTGCaataaattgtatattatttacAGTGCTATTAGATTATAGTAAATTAGATTAGTCTGAATAA
This region includes:
- the LOC131533647 gene encoding uncharacterized protein LOC131533647 isoform X1; translation: MTFDPRKNPDGSYRVDIRFKEAYHSCDTSDSWFCGSGNCGSRSTYVSGRVDNSPNGGGWCQTEGMMTRTVSNNSPFQLQKSSCCWIYNTVSNGGNWRLLTHIDLGERSDTSKPNRSPVATTLPIVRVPQNCARNYNLLSCDPDKDQVRCRYGLFSANECGMCNQHAGFTLNQSTCTLSYSNASRGVYAFELVMEDYPTQNITLNYTAMAAAVRSPFNNASSSPPLSKIPLQFALEVEAPAPSCIQGEYLPRFLHPTPHHGEHLQARVNQELEIRIKATATFSSITDVVFSGPLNSTKETTTTGEHVINWTPTSENHGQHFPICFIAEGQNGSRYYQSEMRCVIIVVEAAGPKAHVNCTKDQISVSIERATISGIHGDHLRLNNNASCPVFSNNTHVFTAFALNGCGTQMEETDEHLLFKNTIVTYDNPNHIITRKNVFEIEVMCKYQKKSSITTRFDAHRPAINITERGFGSFSYQFEFYQSDSFRSIRNSNTYPLEYKVGEKIYMEIAPVNVVQNTEVFLESCVATPYDNPNYPISYPIIRNGCGVDETVNIYTSHQPNVKFSMEAFKFIGQYDQVFISCSIIICQANNPNTRCAQGCTNGTQVAPSSHVHKREAAIQSGSHFISQGPLRLRRSASLTETISPSLNLNLVFVAGCVIAVVAMVCGMMVYKSRGSKVNYQLVKSDEI
- the LOC131533647 gene encoding deleted in malignant brain tumors 1 protein-like isoform X2, coding for MMTRTVSNNSPFQLQKSSCCWIYNTVSNGGNWRLLTHIDLGERSDTSKPNRSPVATTLPIVRVPQNCARNYNLLSCDPDKDQVRCRYGLFSANECGMCNQHAGFTLNQSTCTLSYSNASRGVYAFELVMEDYPTQNITLNYTAMAAAVRSPFNNASSSPPLSKIPLQFALEVEAPAPSCIQGEYLPRFLHPTPHHGEHLQARVNQELEIRIKATATFSSITDVVFSGPLNSTKETTTTGEHVINWTPTSENHGQHFPICFIAEGQNGSRYYQSEMRCVIIVVEAAGPKAHVNCTKDQISVSIERATISGIHGDHLRLNNNASCPVFSNNTHVFTAFALNGCGTQMEETDEHLLFKNTIVTYDNPNHIITRKNVFEIEVMCKYQKKSSITTRFDAHRPAINITERGFGSFSYQFEFYQSDSFRSIRNSNTYPLEYKVGEKIYMEIAPVNVVQNTEVFLESCVATPYDNPNYPISYPIIRNGCGVDETVNIYTSHQPNVKFSMEAFKFIGQYDQVFISCSIIICQANNPNTRCAQGCTNGTQVAPSSHVHKREAAIQSGSHFISQGPLRLRRSASLTETISPSLNLNLVFVAGCVIAVVAMVCGMMVYKSRGSKVNYQLVKSDEI